The sequence below is a genomic window from Ipomoea triloba cultivar NCNSP0323 chromosome 2, ASM357664v1.
AATCATCAattgtctaaaaaaaaatacaaagttcaatttcataaattttgaaagtttgaaATATGGAGTATTTATAAAACTGATCCcgtatttttcttttcaacttttttcCTTATTTGGTCATTAAACatgatactatatatatatataatattagtggactaatctacacttataataagagccaataatgttagaccattaattggaactaaaaaaatgttggtgtaatagtctgttataacatattgtactttgtgttcttcttattgtgcaacctccaattaaattcctaatatatcctaatcttttataattttaccaaattttccgttaaatataacgaaagtttaacattaaattctttaggcaatttgtttctttattgcagttttcaaacaaattggcaatattctataatacaattctatatagattcctaacttaaaattagaatattgaaatcttaataagattctataatacagtTTTGTATAGATTTCTAACTAAACCTTTATTCTAcgcaaaacaacagtatataaacccctctcattctcacccaaaactaaacctaacatattctgcaacacaccatacttgacattctataggtatgattgttaaaatattatcatgctaattctattatttgtatttgtactcataatgattacagttttttttttttttgaaaaaatcaatgatggtatactctttaattagtataacttcaatattgttatgtaaatatatctattatataatctgttcatctatacttgtatccttgtatgtaatgttgtggttatcattatattcctctataatctacgtacacattttagttactcctaactccctaatctatggtttttgaatttatgttgtggttcccattatattatttcataacatcctttatgaacatattttccatgacacaaggatattagtaatgacaaatgtagcaaagttaattgatattgacacgcaaactgtgggctggagttgtacagttcatgtcattaagaaaaacaaaccaaaaaatgctattggaacgcctgagaaaaagtatatgctcatcgtacttgagaatgaaacagtaagtaaatagtaaaatttttctccctttatcattattattattattattattattattatatttttatcattattagtattattattattatgaatatgctcacattcaccaccaacatcattgtaaatgctatatctaaatgcaaggaactcgggttcaatcaatagtgtttgataatgacattggaatgtatgatttcactttacaaaccaacaaatggtacatcatctcaaatgtcattgtcaaacctgttcgaacgaactataaagtacttgatctcaaatacaattacacatggattttaaatggtcggactggtgtccaaacaagtgacaatgatgacacgccatttgctcccatgtaagtggtttatttaatttgtttctacttattttagttgcaatttagctatttacaatttcgttttgttttattaaaatatataagcatcgagattatttctttgacttttattaatttagcatttttttctctctcattattatatgactactttaaccaattaaggaacactaatttaaaaatacgcattgggcattggtttaatcgcgcaacgcacctgtgataactagtattatataaaactaatcccgtatagtatttttcttttcaactcTATATAATAAATGGAGCGTCAAATTCATCCTCTTTTGGTGGCCCATCAGCTGCAATCGCATTGGTCGGTAGTTGGGTTTTGTCCAATTACACTTCACCAATGGTTGACTAACTTCATCACAAACAATACAGATTCAACGGTTGTCAGATATATAgagaggcaaaaaaaaaaaaaaaaaaaaaaaaaatcaaaaccagTAGGCATTGGAGAATGTTGTTGAGAGTTATTTATCATTATGATTATGACATCTGATCTACTGAGCTATAATCTTTCCAGATCTCCACCCTCCACCTACATATTTTACACTCTTCTTCATTCTCCTCTCACCCAATAAATGCATTATTCCTCCTCTcatcaatcaatcaatatatatatatatatatatatatatatatatatatatatatatatNaaaaaaaaaaaaaaaaaaaaaaaaaaaatcaaaaccagTAGGCATTGGAGAATGTTGTTGAGAGTTATTTATCATTATGATTATGACATCTGATCTACTGAGCTATAATCTTTCCAGATCTCCACCCTCCACCTACATATTTTACACTCTTCTTCATTCTCCTCTCACCCAATAAATGCATTATTCCTCCTCTcatcaatcaatcaatatatatatatatatatatatatatatatatatatatatatatatgtatatgattgcATTCAAATGAGAATGGTGCGTCCatgagagaactgagaacgaaTCGTAATGCACCACGTGTCCATATGTAGTTGCAActaaggttataactaggtacacttaggtgcataaatgttaacaaggtaaattacttgcatttgtaagtgaaaataggtgcgcaattgcacaagtgcatgtaaaatgcattacatgtgcaagtaaaatgtacattgagcatcaatcctaagtgcacctaacgttataactagttgcacttaggtgcacgaatgttaacaaagtaaattacttgcacttgtaagtgaaaataggtgcacatgtaagtgattttacttgcactttttatttGCAAATGTGCGCCAacacttgcacttataacacatttacttgcaccaaagttcgagttatttacgaaaatgccaccacgtcgttttttttttaaatcacatctgattcgttgatcaggacacgtggacgactgtggatcgttcttatttctctcctgggcaccCGTTCTCATTAAAGcgcacccctatatatatatagagttaggatcatatgagatcacttgcttaggtaagatcgtgagataaGACCTTGTGCATCAATgcaataatttaatggtctagattgatttaagattctaagttgaagtgtgtgcgaacggtgataaaatgtgtgtgaacggtgattaagtgtgtgcgaatggtgattaaatgtgtgcatacggtgattaaatgtgtccaaacggtgattaaatgtgtgtgagcggtgattaagtgtgtgtgaatggtgattaaatgtgtgcgtaTGGGGTGGTGTGTGAAACAATCTAgaccgttaaaattttttagattgatgtacaagatttgatctcaaaatattttaatgttctagattgattaagattccaagttaaAGTGTCTGCGAATGGTGACTAAATGTGTGCGAATTGAGTGTGTGtatcaatcaatctagaccattaaaaaatattacatggatgcacaagatcttatatatatatatatatatatatatatatatatatatatatatatatatatatatatgctatgtttggcaaacctagcttaaaaggtagctgaaagctgaaaagtagctgaaaactgaaaagctataagttcgaagctgaaatctgaagaattgtttttttttttttttggtgaaaaacAACCAAACCAATCCATTAATCTCGTAAAAAGTTCATGTCAACTACAAATCtaaagagttgttaagctagctgttatgcttaaaagtgtttggtaattaactttttgataaggtgataaatgtaaaaagactaaaaatgacatctttatacaatttaaataattttaaatttaaataggtttgtttatatattaaaatataaaataatgaaataaatatatttaaataaaatataaagtgagaacatatatttgaaaatatataaagtaaaaaaaaatgtttataattcataagattagttcatacaaaaattaatgttcaaacacaaatgtcaaactgaaattactactaaacataatgaaaagaaaatgtcagaagggttttaattgagaggaataaaggatgtcatttatttaaaataataaggataaagatagaaaaaaaaaagttaaaaagctattagcttatttttgaaaagctaccccaagtaacgtttcaaaataagctcttattttaagctactagcttattttgagaacattaccaaacagaacttatagctCATTAGTAGCTTAAagtaagctataagctcctaaataagtgccaaacagagccataatATGGCTCAAATAGaccattgttatatatatatttgcgcACTCATTTTTATTCTAATCTTTGTTTACTTCAATCCATACATAATAGTAGATCCAGTTCAGAATAATGCTAGTttcattagtaaaaaaaatatcaaataatttcatTCATCATCTAAGTTGATTAAggattaattttaataataataataataatgtgacaTTCTGGTATTTATTACAGTAAACTAGGCAAAGCTTtcgtatatataaaaattcaagTTTTGGGTGAAGCATGTTTAATTTGACCCCATTCATGGAAGATGCAGAGAGATGTCACGTGTAATTTGTTTGTTCAGAAAATGCGTCTCAATATTAAGGTCGAGATTGAAGAACGAAGCTGCAGGTATATATGTAGCATGCATCTTTTCAGTCTTCTATCAAAGCATTTAGTAGTTGGTGAACAAGTTCAATTCTTGCACTATTGTGATTTAAATGCTCAACTAGTGGGTATACTACTATACATACTATTCCATTTCATCGTCAACTATTTAAAGTCGATGGAAGCAACATTTTTTTGTAGGTCCAATTTCATCACCACTATAGGCCACATTTTCACATTCTATCTAGACACGATAATTTCTCTTCGATCTTGCAAGCATCTCTATCCTCgatctatatatatgaatttagtagtttaaaataagtatttaatatttaattttttttacttaaatatttaaaatagtaCTAAATTACTTGTTTGACTATAGAGTTGATCTGGGCGGAGACTTCCATCTCCAAAAACGAAGATGGGAAGAAGTTTATATTTCCTAACAAGGACGAGACATGGATGGGGAGCAAGGTACGGTAATGGAGACAGGAACGAGGAATAGGGGAGCAGGGTACGGTAATGGAAATGGGAACGAGGAATATACTCCTCATCCCGTTGTCATCCTTTATATCCACAATGCTAGCTactaaaaatttttataatgatattttgtgaaaattatagttattggtatttttaaaaaaaaaaattatatctagaCGATCTAATGGATAGGCTCCTAGGAGAGTTATCAATCATATCGTATATATGGTAGGGTTCAGGTGAAAACAAGCTCCCCGAGATTAAAAGTGAGAacagattttatttatttataacataaatgtaatactttataacaAAACTGTAATAAATAGCTTACTGGATTTGATATTACTAAACTCAAACTCATATAAGACCCAAATTCTCATAACTCAATCTATCTCACGAATTTCACAAGAGAATTTGCCAAGTATAATAACTAGTTCTTAATTTCCATAATAGTTAACTAAATTTCACTATTGAAACTAAACCAAAAAACACAGGCACAAGAAATAAGCAACATCACTCCATTATAACCAACAAATTTacaacaacaaatataataaaatgctCTAAGCAGTCAGACTATACTGCAGTATAAAGAAACACATAGGAGAATGAAAATTGTTGCATCTTTAGTGCCTCGAAACATGATGGTTTCGAGGAACGCAAATGCTGCAAGGATTGACGATGAGAATCGCTATCACTTTCCCTTCCTTGATCATACCGATGGGAAATACTTGTTGAGGTTGAAAGGGAGGGAGTAGAATTCCTCGCTTCGGGTATCAGTCTTGAAAGACCTGAACTTGTCCCACCAATGCTTGCCTCGGTCCCTCCTTATGTGATGATCCTTGTGCATCGTGTTGTCTAAGAAATACGCCAGAATCCCCGCCACAAAAGCCTCCGATGAGAATGGCACGTTCACAATGTCGTTGAACTGAAACGAATAATTCATTAGTGTGACAAAATAGCCAAAACCGAATTGTAGGCGGGGAATAATCACAGGACGGTTTTTATGTGCATACCCATCTCCCGCTTGTGTGGACGGGTCCATAGCCAGCGATGACTGTGTACTCGTTGAAGTATTGAGGGACAGATAAACCGAGAAAGATTGAAAAGCCTAGTATGAACTTGGTTCGGAAACTATTCAGATTGCAAAACTGAAGGAAGCTTAAGCCCCCCGCACCTGAGCACACGTAATGATCATGAGAACTTCAAAAACGTTTGAATCGGGGATATTAAAAGTACATACACGCCTAGTAATACACACGTACCGACATAACCGAAGAACAAACAATATAACGCGCCTACTATTGGTGCTGGTATCGAAGCAAAGATGGCTCCAAATTTCCCTGATGATCACAATTTGGTCAGAAAACTAAAACACCGGGATTCTGTAAATCACAGAAACCATAACCGTGTATAATTTACCaagaatagaaaagaaaatcatGAACCCAGCAGATATCTGGACTACTCTTCGACTGCCAACACGGGTAAGTGCTAGAAGGCCAGCATTCTCACTGCATACACAAGCAAATAAGACTTTTATGGGCAAAAGTGCTTCGGGACTTCAGCAACTACTTTATAAAGAGATTAACATGTGGATTTGGAGTTTTTAGAAGCGAAACTTACATGGATACGGAAGATCCATTTCCAGTTCCAAACAGCCCAGATAATAAAATGGCAATTCCCTGGAAAGCCAAAAAAATTTATCGCCTTTGGGGACTGACATCAAAGGCTAAAAGATGTCACCGAAAAATAATCACTTGTTTAATGAGACATGTCAGACATAATGAGAATTATGAATGCAATCAAGCAAAGGAAAGGGGTGAGGACATAAAAGATGTCACCaaaaaatttactttattttatttttcgtttTTTCATTCTCCACCTTTCACCCCGTAATGAGGAGAGAATCTGCAACTCAAATATGCAAACGAATGTCATTACCTGCCAACCTACGCCACGGCTTAGAATGGATGGTGGCAATGGAGTTGCACTTGCAAACCTTGCAACGGCAATGAAACCACCAGTAGACTGCAAACACCACATTAATCCAAGCAAAATAGGAAGTCAATTCAAGACCCgcatttaaatttataattaaaagttaGCGTTAAcaatgcaaaataataataataataataataaatccaatatTTCTTTGATCTCGAAGGTGAAAACAAACCTCTACGAGCGCAACAAATGCAGCCATCATCATGGCAAAGGCTTCGCCTGCATCGAACGAAGGGGCTCCCCATTGAAAGGGGTATGGAATTCTAATCCTGTAAACATAATCGCAGTTAAGGAACATATGAAAATCTTGAAGACATCAAACTATGTGTAGTTTCTGATTTAGAAGATACGAGTAATGTTAGATTTCCATCTTAAATTTATCTCTTCTTGTGGCATTACTCAATTAGTTTTTCTTTGTATTTATTACTAAGTTGACTCTATTTTAACTTACAATGCCAATCCATGAGCTATCAATAAATACAACTAGTTCTATTGTCATATTAGGAAGAAAACACTAAAGAGATAAGttttaaaaagggaaaatatttCATCCAAACTTTGATCATAAAGTAGATTGTTTAATAGAAcaaattgatattttataaaattcagACCGTACTGTACATTTATGATATGGATTTGTTAACCAAAGCAAGCACTCATCTGAACTGTTCTTTGCGTACGCAAATATTATCGCTTACCATGGTGCAGCATCAATGAGTCCCGAGCGATCAGTTCGGCAGCTTACTTGGGTCTTTGGTGGCTTCCCGTTATAAGCCCCACCAACAGTAAGTAGGAGGGCATAAATCCAAACAATTGCTACCGAGAATATTACAGCAAAACGATCGAAAATATGCTTCCCCGGCTTTATCAGACGAGCCAGATACTGAAATGCcaacattaattattttatgattaAAACGATGCATTTGAATGGATGAATGGAATTTATGTTTACTTAGAATTATATGGATTCATACCTGGgagaaaatgactaaaatgacAAGCTGTGGTAACCCTATTTCGACACATTTTGCAACCTAAACAACAGCAATCAAatcataaattaataattagccGATTAGAGGGGCAAATTGCAGAGGCGAAATGCGAATTAGAGTACAAAGAGACAATagtttcttctctttttttttcttgaaaaaagtAGAATAAGGCAGAGCAGAACTATTAACAATCAATATTTACGTGTACTCACCCCAGGGAAGCCAAACTCGTAGAGACCAAAACCAGCAAGAGCAACCAATGGAACTGCTGAAAGCGGGCTCAAAAACCTAAAAGGCCAcgggaaaaaaataaatatttataaaggTGAGTTTCTACATCTCAAAGTCAATAATCTTCAACGAGACATTACTTCTGAGATTGATAACTAAATTAGTGTGCCATTGCCTACAGAATCCAACAGCATATATACAATTACAATGTTAACCAACCTTGTAACGTTGCGCCAGAGACCACTAAAGCCTAAGACTATCTGGATAGTTGAAGCGACAATAAGTGCGCCTTGTGTTGCCCGCATTATCTTCTTGAATTTCTGttgagaaggaaaacaaataaTTAGGAAAAACATTACAGCAAGTCTGCAACTGAACATGGCATTTTCGAGTAATCATCTTCAGCTTTTCCCCTGTTTACCACATAGGCCCCGAATATGTTCTTGGGCACAGAAAAGCGGTGGCAATTAAAATTAGAGGGTGTGTGTTGAAGCGGAATACTTCTTATGAAGCTAATACTGTAATCTCTAATACTTCCAAATTATGTATAGGTTGCAGAGTCTCAAGGGTACAAACCGATATCGGGTCTGGGTCATTCCAACGACCAGACAGGATAATTGAAATCGTTGGTACAACAAAGGTGTACGACCCTCCGATCACAGCAGGCAATCTGGTCCCAAAGAAAGACTGCAACAAGGTGTTCAGCCCCGCAACAAATAGCAAGGTCTGAATAACTTTGGCTTTCTCCTCCTGCAACAAACGCAAATGCCAGTTCATTCAAATACGAAATTCTGTTCGGagcaagaaatttttttaaaataattaaacagcAAAAAAGTCTTCGAGGCCTAACATTTCCACCTCCCATCTGGGGAACGAGGGCGGTGGGAATTATAACTGCTGTGCCAAGCATCACAAGATAGTGTTGAAATCCAAGAAGAATGGCCTCAGCTGCAATACAGCAATAACACTATATGAATGTAGGCTAATAAGGAAGAAAATCAATATATGCAGATTTTAAAATACCCAGAAAAGAAACACAAAGATGCAAGAAAGCCAATTAAGGATGTGGTTTTAAACCAATTTCCTTGTCACATTTCTTAACAgcagaaacaagaaaagggaaaaagttTTTCACTTAGTTTAGGGTGGTTTTCAAGCACAAACAACAAGAACCATCTATTCTGAACAAAACTAAGCCCATATAAACCAACTCAAGCATAAAAAATTGCATGTATAATAGAATACCTAATCTGTCAGCAAagaaattcaagcaaagaatTCCTCATTTCCTAGAAAAGTACATTTCAAGCAGAATACAGAAACCATGAAACCATGACATTCAATACACTTATCACTACTCCAAGGTCAACTACACTCCTACTAAGATGCAGATAACATTAGGATAAGTAGAGAAAGCAATAGAACTACACCATCATATCAGAGAAGCAATAACCTAGCTCAAAGCATTAAACACTTTCCATAAACCCTTAAAAGAAACTCACGCCAAGGAGGAGGACTAGTAATGCAGTAAGAAACATTGGGAAGCTGATCCTTTGGTGGATGTGGCGCTGGCTCATCCGCCTTTGGTCCCGGAGCTCCGCCACctgccatctctctctctctctctctctctaaaactACAAGTAGATAATGCTAAAACAACCAACCCAGACCACAGCAAAGTTTCTAGAGAACAGTGCTCACTGGAAGAAGTGCAAAAGCCCAAATCTGCACAAAACCCAGATAAGAAGATCAATCAGAAAGGTCACCACTAAGCAGATATCCAAGAAAAGACTCAAACTTTAGAATACCCAGAAAGCAAAGATTCAAGAATAGGTACAATTTTTTGAGTACCCAGAAAGCTCAAACTTTAGAATGAGGGAGGAATGCCAGTGCTACAACACCTCACATGGGGGATTTGTACACATCCTCTCTCACCCGCCgccccaccccaccccctacCCCCATCAAACCCAAACTGTACATACATAACAATAAAACTCGGAAAATGGTACTTATTGTGAGAGTAACAAGTTAACAACAATTAAATTGTGAACCAAAGTAAGTTACCATAGCAAGAAACGAGACTAAGTTTGTTCTACACTTCTACCTTTGGCTTGCTGTACAATAACCTCAAAAGTGGGTGTGCATTAAATGTCAGCAAATCAAGAGGCCCCACTTCGAAATTAAAGGGAGTTCAAAAAAGGGGTAGTAGGGAGAGAGAGATAAAGAAGAAAAACTTTTGTGTAGTATTGtctgttttgttgtttttgtcgCGCAAAAAGGCATAAGAAAAATATAGGAAAAAGAGGCTACAGTCCAGAAATAGTAACAGGGGAATGTGGGTAGGAGCAAAATGGTGATCCAGgatcataattcataagattagaaTTGCCCAAAATTGTTTTTGCCAaaacccctctctctctctctctattaagGATTGATTAAAATAATGCAGTAATTCCAATAAAGAATCTGGCAGTCACTAGTTTATTTAAtgcttcttttttaaaaaaaaatctactgcccttttttttaaaccatTATTTCAATCaatatagaaattaaattaatctaaaattaaattactatattttttgaaaataaattaaattactatataaaacaagtattatttaatttacaaagTCCAAAAAcgaaaaaagtcaaaaaaaaacacattgaagaTGAATCAAACTCCTAGCTTCttacttttaataaaaattatacattaatattaaactaaatatttgGCAAATTTTTCAAGATGGAACAAGCTGGGATATGGTGATGTGTTCTTTGATGATAATGGACGCATTATTGCAACGAGTAAGTTCTATTTtaagcaacacgtggaccatagtttttttttttcgagggattgaaagacctggcgggtggagaataacaaccacccgccagttaggcggaagcaaagtattagagaaaccagagaataatagaatatatgagtatattagaATGAAAGAATACAATATGGTTAttctctatgcctctatatatactaaactaccaaccaaatctaccataataagaataggaaaccctaataggaataggaaactaagtctAGCCCactaggagtttcctaatattccacactccccctcaagctggaacaTTTGAAAGTTCCAAGCTTGGATCAAAACAAACACTCTACCTCAcccaaaattacaaatgaaaattaaaagcaattaccctaatattatatattaggtaatGATCCAATTTCTTGTGGAGTCAATATGGGATCATATCATTGTCCACTGCTTGAGAAGTCGACGTCTATGGTGGCTTACTCCAGACGGCTCACACTCCGGGCACTTCTCGGAACCAGGTAGCCCTCTTCTCCTTTGGATGGCTTCACTCCGGACCTTATCAAGCACCAAGTAGCCCTCTTCTAGGTAGCCCCCTCTGCTAGGCCAACACCGGATGCATGGATGGCTTCACTCTGGATAGCTTTCACTCCGAACTCTTCTCGGTTTCCTTTGAACCTTATTAAGCACCAGGTAGCCCTCTTCCAGGTAGCCCTTTTCTCTCACATTCCGGTCTCTCAACAAGAGCATCAAAGTTGACGTTACTTGCGTAGACCAAACAAGCTTGGGATATGATACTCCCCCTGAAACAAAAACTTGGATGCTACCAATTTCTACGAATACCACTCGTCACGAAAGATGCCAACGTCTTTCTAGTTGACCACAAAACCTACTTCTATTTGGCCAAAGCTTTCCGCTTCTTTTCTTTGATGAAGGAATGCCCATCTCAAAAACAAAGGGGTAACTGTGAATTGTAGGACCAAACAAAACTCCTAACACACTGGACACTGGAAGTTTTTTAATGTTGAACCAAAAACTTTAAACCAACCTCCAAGCACACTAGAAGCAACTGTGAACCCAAAACCTTATGAACCAAATTCCAAACACACTCCAAACAGATTCCAATCACACTGGAATGAACCAAACTCCAAACACACTGAACGGGCGACGACGGCCGGCGACACGGCGACGGTGGTCGGAAACTGGCGGCCGACGATGGCGACGGGGAATTCCGACAACACAGGCAGGTGCGTCTCCTCGAAACGATTCCAATAGTGGTCGCGGCGTCCTGATCGGAGACCGGGTGACGGAGATATGGCCGGAAAACTAATGAACTTCCAACGGCCGTGGCGGCGCATGCGGCGGCTATCGGCGACCGGACTTGAGCCAAACAACTCGCGACGACGTTCCCGAGGGGCCTGTAGTGTTAAAGTGTCAATAAGTTGAgttaaatttcattaaataaattaaacacataaaatggtataaaaagtaataaataagttgaattaattatgaaatagaacaaaatgttaatattaatacaatattttttttttgtctttctcgTGACCATAGCATGCAAAGGactacaagaaagtaaaccaatTTAAGTTACTCATAGTTCATCGGTTCAAACCAAGGGGACAAGGATTCGAACTCGTAACCTTGTAGTACAAACGTGGATCTCTTGTTATCTTAATTGGTTAGGGTTACTGCCTAATAAGGtatgttttatatttacaaGAAGTACatctactactattattatttttcttttttgaaaaacataATATGATTCATTAATTCCTCATATCATCCATCAACAcatcaaaaagaaaagaaaaataaatgaaaaatatttccaTACGATCAGACAAATGAACAACTTCCCGAAGGTCGGCAGCATGATTCACATATCATTTAACAAACAAAAAGCAAACATTAGAGCTAgcatcaatttttttctttttaatatcatctataattattattattacaattattggtATAAGCATTGTTGTACCTTGGCCTTTATGATTACCTCTAACATCTCTAATGGGTGTTGTTGGGAGGTTGgaggaaatcattttccgagtttcTAATGTTTGGAAGATGGTGGAAAATTGAAGTcaacgaaaaatgattttcagtttaagggaaaataacatgattttcctagaaaatgactttcctttttttggggaagtcattttccggatcTAACTGGTTATTCTTCATGGCTTCTTCCGATAATGCTTTATCGGCTTTCTTCCGCCAGCTTTCGCTTTCTACCTTGACTAGTTTTCGACGAAACCAAACTAGTTTCTGCTAGAAACCAgtactctttatatatatatatatatatatatatatatatatatatatatatatatatatatattgtttgttatttgaaaaaaaatagttgggCAAAACATAGATGTTGTCAAATCTTTTTTAGTtaacaacaattaaaattttaattatacaattctgcttatttttccagaaaatgaaccaaacacaaagaca
It includes:
- the LOC116010649 gene encoding nucleobase-ascorbate transporter 6, encoding MAGGGAPGPKADEPAPHPPKDQLPNVSYCITSPPPWPEAILLGFQHYLVMLGTAVIIPTALVPQMGGGNEEKAKVIQTLLFVAGLNTLLQSFFGTRLPAVIGGSYTFVVPTISIILSGRWNDPDPISKFKKIMRATQGALIVASTIQIVLGFSGLWRNVTRFLSPLSAVPLVALAGFGLYEFGFPGVAKCVEIGLPQLVILVIFSQYLARLIKPGKHIFDRFAVIFSVAIVWIYALLLTVGGAYNGKPPKTQVSCRTDRSGLIDAAPWIRIPYPFQWGAPSFDAGEAFAMMMAAFVALVESTGGFIAVARFASATPLPPSILSRGVGWQGIAILLSGLFGTGNGSSVSIENAGLLALTRVGSRRVVQISAGFMIFFSILGKFGAIFASIPAPIVGALYCLFFGYVGAGGLSFLQFCNLNSFRTKFILGFSIFLGLSVPQYFNEYTVIAGYGPVHTSGRWFNDIVNVPFSSEAFVAGILAYFLDNTMHKDHHIRRDRGKHWWDKFRSFKTDTRSEEFYSLPFNLNKYFPSV